From Rudanella lutea DSM 19387, a single genomic window includes:
- a CDS encoding glycosyltransferase: MASKSKEPAPARVLCVSPAHPPGDPRILKTIETLADVYDVHSLLPWRTRTSAGVLPTHPRLLVRGLLVHPVVCWYLLRLRPRILHIFMPELLPVALLFRCFGGRVVYEVQENLRLKFGRKPRNNHPALQVLFNGFDRLARRYCSFVFTEDSYLTEYTSLRLPYAIVHNFPERSLATQTTQPLTGLPAMELALSPQTIHLGYLGLITLDRGLDTMLAVVAHLKQNGLTVNLHLFGRMAVDKATLHALPYYNDVAAELIVYGHVPQSVAFPILQQCTAGLALLKPLGDYPGSYPSKLFEYMSLGLPVITSNFPLYRSVVERHECGFCVDPTDIGTICAHIQRLVSNPGEANQLGLNGQRAAYDHYSWSTEAKKLLELYKL; encoded by the coding sequence ATGGCATCAAAAAGTAAGGAGCCTGCTCCCGCACGGGTTCTTTGCGTAAGTCCGGCCCACCCGCCGGGCGATCCGCGGATTCTGAAAACAATCGAAACACTGGCCGACGTCTACGACGTGCATAGCCTGTTGCCCTGGCGCACACGTACATCGGCCGGTGTGTTGCCTACCCACCCAAGGTTACTGGTTCGGGGGCTCTTGGTTCATCCGGTTGTTTGCTGGTATCTGCTGCGCTTACGACCCCGGATTTTGCACATTTTCATGCCCGAACTGTTGCCAGTGGCACTCCTGTTTCGGTGCTTTGGCGGGCGGGTCGTTTACGAAGTTCAGGAAAATCTCCGGCTGAAATTTGGGCGGAAACCCCGCAATAATCATCCGGCATTGCAAGTCTTATTCAACGGATTCGACCGGTTGGCCCGGCGGTACTGCTCGTTTGTGTTTACGGAAGATAGCTACCTGACCGAGTACACCTCGTTACGGCTTCCGTATGCTATTGTGCACAACTTTCCGGAACGGAGCCTTGCTACCCAAACAACCCAACCGCTAACCGGCTTACCCGCTATGGAGTTAGCTTTATCACCTCAAACGATCCATCTGGGCTATCTGGGCCTGATTACCCTCGACCGGGGGCTCGACACCATGCTGGCGGTGGTAGCCCACTTAAAGCAGAACGGATTGACCGTAAATCTTCACCTGTTTGGGCGAATGGCCGTTGATAAGGCTACGCTTCACGCCCTCCCCTACTACAATGACGTTGCTGCGGAGCTGATTGTTTACGGCCATGTACCCCAGTCGGTAGCCTTCCCGATACTTCAACAATGCACGGCCGGGTTGGCGCTGCTCAAGCCCCTTGGCGACTATCCCGGCTCCTATCCGTCCAAACTTTTTGAGTACATGAGCCTGGGGCTTCCCGTGATCACGTCTAACTTCCCTTTGTACCGGTCCGTTGTTGAGCGACACGAGTGCGGCTTTTGTGTTGATCCGACCGATATTGGGACTATTTGCGCACACATCCAACGGCTTGTTTCGAACCCTGGTGAGGCCAATCAGCTAGGTCTAAATGGACAACGGGCCGCATACGATCACTATAGTTGGTCTACAGAAGCCAAAAAATTACTGGAATTGTACAAATTATAG
- a CDS encoding 3-oxoacyl-ACP synthase III family protein has product MYIHAVSHYLPTQVVGNEHFTQLNGLSNEWIIERTGIAERRKAAPGENTNTMSVEAVTRLQEQADLSDVDLIVGATYTPHDTIATLAHVVQHHLGIADIPVVSISSACSSLLNAIEIVEGYFALNKAKRALVVVSEHNTAYNNDQDKVSGHLWGDGASALLITKERGAEGDFEVLSLLTGGAAHTGKATEAVVLKPLEQGVIMPNGRDVFINACTYMPKASQQALERCGLTIDQVDYVLPHQANLRISRNVMNTLGLPEEKLLSNIQRLGNTGCAGCAIALSENWSMFQPGQHIVVTVFGGGYSYGAMVIRK; this is encoded by the coding sequence ATGTATATTCATGCAGTTAGTCATTACCTGCCCACGCAGGTAGTTGGTAACGAACATTTTACTCAACTCAACGGTCTATCGAACGAATGGATTATTGAGCGAACGGGTATAGCCGAACGGCGCAAGGCAGCCCCCGGCGAAAACACCAACACGATGTCGGTTGAGGCCGTGACCCGCCTTCAAGAGCAGGCCGACCTCTCAGATGTGGATCTGATTGTGGGTGCTACCTATACCCCACACGACACCATCGCCACGCTGGCCCACGTGGTACAGCATCACCTGGGTATTGCCGACATACCGGTCGTTTCGATTTCATCGGCCTGCTCGTCGCTGCTGAATGCCATCGAGATTGTGGAGGGGTATTTCGCCCTCAACAAGGCCAAGCGAGCGTTGGTCGTGGTATCGGAACACAATACAGCTTACAACAATGATCAGGATAAAGTATCGGGGCACTTATGGGGCGACGGCGCATCGGCCCTGCTGATTACGAAAGAACGTGGGGCCGAAGGGGATTTCGAGGTACTGAGCCTCCTAACGGGCGGAGCAGCCCATACCGGCAAAGCGACCGAAGCCGTGGTACTGAAACCGCTGGAACAAGGCGTGATTATGCCCAACGGACGCGACGTGTTTATCAATGCCTGTACGTACATGCCCAAAGCAAGCCAACAGGCGCTGGAGCGGTGTGGTCTTACGATCGATCAGGTTGATTATGTACTGCCTCATCAGGCCAACTTACGTATATCACGCAACGTGATGAATACGCTCGGGCTTCCCGAAGAGAAACTCCTCTCCAACATTCAGCGGCTGGGTAATACCGGTTGTGCGGGCTGCGCTATTGCCCTCTCCGAAAACTGGTCGATGTTCCAGCCGGGGCAGCATATTGTGGTTACCGTATTTGGCGGTGGCTACTCGTACGGAGCCATGGTGATTCGGAAATAA
- a CDS encoding M1 family aminopeptidase, which yields MKNKLLVAACLLAGQVLAQSTSSTSTSKYDPKELFHPLFNMQPGNDFRSSSGAPGPRYWQNRADYRISVTLDEKQDLLTGEVEITYKNNSPESLPFLWLQLDQNAFSDTSRAAKTTPVTGGRFGNLDFNGGMTITSVTVDQGKGKAAPVPYSITDTRLQVRLAEALKPGADAIKIRLSYAFKVPEYGSDRMGQLKRKDGIIYEIAQWYPRMCVFDDVEGWNVLPYLGAGEFYLEYGDFEYAVTVPWDHIVVGSGELINPDEVLTKEQIRRMAQARQSDKTVMLRTKEEVTNPNSRPKQSGQLTWRFRCLNSRDVAFATSRAFVWDAARINLPSGKTALAMSAYPAESATNDSWGRSTEYVKGCIEFYSKYIYEYSYPVATNVAGVVGGMEYPGIVFCDHRDKKDALWGVTDHEFGHNWFPMIVGNNERKFAWMDEGFNTFINLLSTANFNNGEYNRERGTMHDIAPALFGPTEPIMSIPDVQQSRNLGILAYYKPGMGLKLLRDVVLGPERFDYAFKTYVNRWAFKHPTPYDFFRTMEDAAGEDLGWFWRGYFYETWKLDQAVREVRYIDNNPQRGSYITIENMEKMAMPATIELTETTGKKTRVNLPVEIWQRGGTWTFKAPTTANLRSVVIDPDEKLPDVNPRNNTWKPDAQ from the coding sequence ATGAAGAACAAACTTCTGGTGGCAGCCTGCCTTTTAGCCGGGCAAGTGCTGGCTCAGTCCACCTCATCAACAAGTACCTCGAAGTACGACCCGAAGGAATTATTCCACCCGCTCTTTAACATGCAGCCGGGCAACGATTTTCGGTCCAGCAGTGGAGCTCCCGGACCCCGTTACTGGCAAAATCGCGCTGATTACAGGATCAGCGTTACCCTCGATGAAAAGCAGGATTTGCTGACGGGTGAGGTAGAGATTACGTACAAAAATAACTCGCCTGAGAGCCTCCCTTTTTTGTGGCTTCAACTCGATCAGAACGCGTTTAGCGATACCTCACGGGCCGCCAAAACCACACCCGTTACCGGCGGTCGGTTTGGTAACCTGGATTTTAACGGCGGCATGACCATTACGTCGGTCACGGTCGATCAGGGAAAAGGGAAGGCGGCTCCCGTACCGTATTCCATCACTGATACCCGCCTACAGGTGCGGTTGGCCGAGGCTCTGAAACCCGGTGCCGATGCTATTAAAATCCGGCTGTCGTATGCCTTTAAAGTGCCCGAATACGGCTCCGACCGAATGGGACAGCTCAAACGCAAAGACGGGATCATCTATGAAATTGCGCAGTGGTATCCGCGCATGTGTGTATTCGATGATGTGGAAGGCTGGAACGTGCTGCCCTACCTCGGAGCGGGCGAGTTTTACCTGGAGTACGGCGATTTTGAATACGCTGTTACCGTGCCCTGGGATCATATTGTGGTGGGATCAGGCGAGCTTATCAACCCCGATGAGGTGCTGACCAAAGAGCAGATCCGCCGAATGGCTCAGGCCCGGCAGAGTGATAAAACGGTGATGTTGCGTACCAAAGAGGAGGTAACCAACCCTAATTCACGACCGAAGCAGTCGGGCCAACTGACGTGGCGTTTCCGTTGCCTCAATAGCCGTGATGTGGCGTTTGCTACCTCGCGGGCGTTTGTCTGGGATGCCGCCCGGATCAACCTGCCCAGCGGTAAAACCGCCCTTGCCATGTCGGCCTACCCCGCCGAAAGTGCCACCAACGACTCGTGGGGCCGCTCTACCGAATATGTGAAAGGCTGCATTGAGTTTTACTCCAAATACATTTACGAGTATAGCTACCCCGTAGCCACCAACGTAGCGGGTGTAGTAGGAGGCATGGAGTACCCCGGCATTGTGTTCTGCGATCACCGCGATAAAAAAGACGCACTTTGGGGCGTTACCGACCACGAATTTGGGCACAACTGGTTCCCGATGATTGTGGGTAACAATGAGCGCAAGTTTGCCTGGATGGACGAGGGTTTCAACACGTTTATCAACCTGCTGTCGACGGCCAACTTCAACAATGGCGAGTACAACCGCGAGCGAGGAACCATGCACGACATTGCTCCGGCGTTGTTTGGCCCTACCGAGCCCATCATGAGTATCCCGGATGTGCAGCAGAGCCGGAATCTGGGTATTCTGGCGTACTACAAACCCGGTATGGGACTGAAGTTGCTGCGTGATGTGGTCCTTGGCCCCGAACGGTTCGATTACGCGTTCAAGACGTATGTAAACCGTTGGGCCTTTAAACACCCAACGCCTTACGACTTCTTTCGGACGATGGAAGATGCTGCCGGTGAAGACCTTGGCTGGTTCTGGCGGGGGTATTTTTACGAAACCTGGAAACTTGACCAGGCTGTGCGGGAAGTGCGTTATATCGACAACAACCCGCAGCGGGGCTCGTATATCACCATCGAGAACATGGAGAAAATGGCCATGCCTGCCACCATCGAGCTAACCGAAACCACCGGTAAGAAGACGCGGGTAAACCTGCCCGTTGAGATTTGGCAACGGGGCGGCACCTGGACCTTTAAAGCGCCAACAACCGCTAACCTGCGTTCGGTAGTCATCGACCCCGATGAGAAGCTACCCGACGTAAATCCACGCAACAACACCTGGAAGCCCGACGCGCAGTAG
- a CDS encoding FAD-linked oxidase C-terminal domain-containing protein, with product MAYMRPQLDGEFFDDDTIRIVYATDASAYREKPAAVAMPKTIADLHRLIEYARSNKLSLIPRTAGTSLAGQVVGNGVVVDVSKHFNQILEINPAERWVRVQPGVVRDELNLLLKPYGLFYGPETSTANRAMIGGMVGNNSCGSNSVVYGSAREHLLSVKAILADGSEVEFSATESAQFSERVQQAAGKNGSASLLDKIYLQTNTMLSDSANQAEIRRNFPKRSIERRNTGYALDMLLDCAPFTPDGEPFNFCKLIAGSEGTLCFLTEIKLNLVPLPPKESGLVAVHCQSIDEALRATLVALKYRPYAVEVIDDIILERANTNAEQRNNSFFVQRRPVAVPAENEATPGSSEAGAFPIILVVDLSRDTREEVAQLAAQMEAEMRAAGMGYHFPLLFGDDSKKIWTLRKAGLGLLGNLPGDEKAVAVIEDTAVDVHDQPDYIRDFNDILKKHGMTSVHYAHAGSGELHLRPIINLKTAEGHRQFRMIAEEIAALVKKYDGSLSGEHGDGRLRGEFIPKMVGPHNYELMRQLKHTWDPEGIFNPGKIVETPPMDTFLRYEAGQQTPAFQTYFRYKDQDVLQHAEQCNGSGDCRKTHLSGGTMCPSYMATRNEKDTTRARANILREMLTRSPKENRFDHHEIKEVYDLCLSCKGCKSECPSNVDVAKLKAEFLQHYYDANGVPVRSRLVANFTRLAGLASYVPWAWNGVLGTPALRRIANGLVGFHPDRSMPLLSKQTLRKWFGSSSRHVHRGPSNGRKLYFFCDEFTNFNDVQIGQKAIQLLERLGYEVIMPQHGESGRAALSKGLLKMARNMAETNVRALAGLVSDETPLVGIEPSAILTFRDEYPDLVGEELAADARRLAKQALTFEEFMAREIDAKRIRSEQFTTDTRLIKLHGHCQQKAVSSLVPSKKMLSLPQNYSVQLIPSGCCGMAGSFGYEKEHYDISMQIGELVLLPTVRQQPADVLIAAAGTSCRHQIHDGTGRTAQHPAEILYEALR from the coding sequence ATGGCTTATATGCGACCGCAGCTCGACGGCGAGTTTTTCGACGATGATACCATTCGTATAGTATACGCAACAGATGCTTCGGCTTACCGGGAGAAGCCAGCCGCCGTGGCAATGCCTAAAACCATTGCTGATTTGCACCGGCTCATCGAATACGCTCGCTCTAACAAGCTGTCACTCATTCCACGTACGGCCGGTACATCACTGGCGGGGCAGGTGGTTGGCAACGGTGTTGTAGTCGACGTATCGAAGCATTTCAACCAGATTCTGGAGATTAACCCGGCCGAGCGTTGGGTACGCGTGCAGCCGGGGGTAGTTCGCGATGAACTGAACCTCTTGCTAAAGCCCTACGGTCTGTTTTACGGCCCTGAGACCTCAACGGCCAACCGGGCTATGATTGGCGGGATGGTGGGCAATAATTCCTGCGGCTCCAACTCGGTCGTGTATGGATCGGCACGGGAGCATTTACTATCGGTAAAGGCCATTCTGGCCGACGGTTCGGAGGTGGAGTTTTCGGCCACCGAGTCTGCTCAGTTTAGTGAGCGCGTACAGCAGGCAGCCGGAAAAAATGGGTCGGCCTCGCTGTTAGACAAGATTTACCTCCAAACAAACACTATGCTGTCGGATTCGGCCAATCAGGCCGAGATTCGCCGGAACTTCCCAAAGCGCAGTATCGAACGACGCAACACTGGCTATGCCCTGGATATGTTGCTCGATTGTGCACCGTTTACCCCCGACGGTGAACCGTTCAACTTCTGCAAACTCATTGCTGGCTCGGAAGGAACGCTCTGTTTCCTGACCGAAATCAAACTTAACCTGGTACCGCTACCGCCCAAAGAGTCGGGTTTGGTGGCTGTGCACTGCCAGTCGATCGACGAGGCCCTGCGCGCTACGCTGGTTGCCTTGAAATACCGGCCGTATGCCGTAGAGGTAATCGATGATATTATTCTGGAGCGGGCCAACACCAATGCCGAGCAGCGCAACAACAGCTTTTTTGTGCAGCGTCGGCCCGTAGCGGTACCCGCCGAAAACGAAGCTACTCCCGGTAGCAGCGAAGCAGGGGCTTTCCCGATTATTCTGGTTGTTGACTTATCGCGCGACACCCGCGAGGAGGTGGCCCAACTGGCCGCCCAGATGGAAGCCGAAATGCGGGCCGCCGGGATGGGCTATCACTTTCCGCTGCTGTTTGGGGATGACAGCAAGAAAATCTGGACACTCCGCAAGGCCGGGCTGGGTTTGCTGGGCAACCTGCCGGGCGACGAGAAGGCGGTAGCCGTGATTGAAGATACAGCCGTGGACGTGCATGATCAGCCCGACTACATCCGCGACTTCAATGATATTCTGAAAAAGCACGGCATGACCTCGGTGCACTATGCACATGCCGGCTCGGGTGAGCTGCACCTGCGCCCGATTATCAACCTGAAAACGGCCGAAGGGCACCGGCAGTTTCGGATGATTGCCGAAGAAATTGCCGCTCTGGTGAAAAAGTATGATGGTTCGCTCTCGGGTGAACATGGGGATGGCCGCCTGCGGGGTGAGTTTATCCCGAAAATGGTGGGGCCGCACAATTACGAGCTGATGCGGCAACTGAAGCATACCTGGGACCCTGAAGGTATTTTCAACCCCGGCAAAATTGTAGAAACGCCCCCGATGGATACGTTTCTGCGGTACGAAGCTGGTCAGCAAACGCCGGCTTTTCAGACCTATTTTCGGTACAAGGATCAGGATGTTCTGCAACATGCCGAACAGTGCAATGGGTCGGGCGATTGTCGCAAAACGCACCTTTCGGGCGGAACCATGTGCCCCAGCTACATGGCTACCCGTAATGAAAAAGATACAACCCGCGCCCGGGCCAACATCCTGCGTGAGATGCTCACCCGCTCGCCTAAAGAGAACCGTTTCGACCATCACGAGATCAAGGAGGTGTATGACCTCTGTCTGTCGTGCAAAGGCTGTAAGTCGGAATGCCCCTCGAATGTCGACGTGGCCAAGCTGAAAGCCGAATTTTTGCAACATTATTACGATGCCAACGGTGTGCCGGTGCGGTCGCGGCTGGTGGCCAATTTTACCCGGTTGGCGGGGCTGGCAAGCTACGTACCCTGGGCCTGGAATGGGGTATTGGGTACACCGGCGCTCCGGCGGATAGCCAACGGACTCGTTGGGTTCCACCCCGACCGGTCGATGCCTTTACTGAGCAAACAAACGTTGCGCAAGTGGTTCGGTAGCTCGTCGCGGCACGTACATCGCGGGCCATCAAATGGCCGTAAGCTCTACTTCTTTTGCGACGAGTTTACCAACTTCAACGATGTTCAGATTGGGCAGAAAGCCATTCAACTGCTCGAACGGCTGGGGTATGAGGTGATAATGCCCCAGCATGGCGAAAGCGGCCGGGCAGCCCTCTCAAAAGGTTTGTTGAAGATGGCCCGCAACATGGCCGAGACCAACGTGCGGGCACTGGCCGGGCTGGTAAGCGACGAAACCCCGCTGGTGGGTATTGAACCCTCGGCTATTCTGACCTTCCGCGACGAATATCCCGACTTGGTGGGTGAGGAACTGGCTGCCGATGCCCGCCGATTGGCTAAGCAGGCGCTCACGTTTGAGGAGTTTATGGCCCGTGAAATCGACGCCAAACGAATCCGGTCGGAGCAGTTTACAACCGATACCCGCCTGATCAAGCTGCACGGGCATTGTCAGCAAAAGGCGGTATCGTCGTTGGTACCGAGCAAAAAAATGCTGTCGTTACCTCAGAATTATTCGGTACAGCTGATTCCTTCGGGTTGTTGTGGTATGGCAGGCTCGTTTGGGTACGAGAAAGAGCACTATGACATTTCGATGCAGATTGGCGAGTTGGTGCTGTTACCGACGGTTCGGCAGCAACCGGCCGATGTGCTCATTGCTGCGGCTGGTACCTCTTGCCGGCATCAGATTCACGACGGTACTGGCCGCACAGCCCAGCACCCGGCCGAAATTCTGTACGAAGCCCTGCGATAG
- a CDS encoding SusC/RagA family TonB-linked outer membrane protein, translating to MMDKSYTRSQFVGNVGQVGNRQLQSSGRTTWLSFIAMLTLMVLVTVQSAWAQGQTVSGKVTASSVGIPGVTVQVKGESRGTTTDADGNYRLNNVGGNATLIFSSIGYTSQEVAVGNRTTVDVQLAEDNKTLSEVVVIGYGTQKVKDATGSVVALGSKDFNKGVIASPEQLLQGRAAGIQITPASGEPGAGINIRIRGTASLRSNNNPLFVVDGVPLDGGDVSNGDRNFGTGRQPARNPLNFLNPDDIENISVLKDASAAAIYGARGANGVVLITTRKGKAGAQTLNISANTSISSVLRKYDLLNASEYPDAVRRAGGDPTTPSVNGGASTDWQDAILRTGVSQNYNISYGGGNDNTRYQMSLGYSDQQGVIKKAALRRLTGRINASHELFNDKVVLDLSMTTSGLTDVLVPNGDNAGFQGNLITAAIQANPTYPIRDAQGRFFNPDGYNSAGRPNGNTFRNPVSLLEMIDDQQKTVRTLASLGATWKITEGLSYKMNFGLDNARAERRGNILRNIPGFDITDNAGSAFIQNRTRQSRLIEHTLSYNKKLGIGTIDAVAGFSYQKFENLGSFVAASRFIPEADLLFPYTNNLGGANNLGTNKAYEGGSDRDQSELQSYFGRVNYNIQDKYLLTATVRVDGSSKFGVNNKYGTFPAFAAAWKVSQEEFAKNLGVDIKVRGNWGITGNQEFPSTLTRNRFAFVNSGSGVARDITPNDNLRWEQTMQYGAGVDLGFFGGRLSATVDYFNRNTKDLLFEALYAAPAPARARWINLPANVINSGLEVAVNYDILPQSKLRWDVSANATFLRNRVSNFSGLYNTGEINGQGLTGAFAQRIVNDLPLFSFFMPTFAGYDNNGFGQYTDPSLQLVYQGSAIPTFNFGLTNNFTYGNWSASIFLNGVTGGYIYNNTANAVFTKGNLRNGRNVTREEANSAENALNPPLVSTRFLEKSDFVRLSNLTVGYSLPLKSTTFAKSIRFSVTGQNLLLFTGYSGIDPEVNVSKSIDGIPSLGIDYGAFPTARTFTFGVSVGF from the coding sequence ATGATGGACAAATCCTACACAAGAAGCCAGTTTGTTGGCAACGTAGGTCAGGTTGGCAACCGCCAACTCCAGTCGTCTGGACGCACCACATGGCTTAGTTTTATAGCCATGCTGACGCTAATGGTTCTGGTAACCGTACAGTCAGCCTGGGCTCAGGGCCAAACCGTTTCGGGTAAGGTAACCGCCAGCAGCGTGGGGATCCCCGGCGTAACGGTACAGGTTAAAGGTGAGTCGCGGGGAACCACGACCGATGCCGACGGTAACTACCGTCTGAACAATGTGGGTGGCAACGCTACCCTGATTTTTAGCTCGATTGGTTACACCTCACAGGAAGTAGCTGTTGGTAACCGCACTACCGTTGACGTACAGTTGGCCGAAGACAACAAAACGCTGAGCGAAGTTGTCGTGATTGGTTACGGTACGCAAAAGGTGAAAGATGCAACCGGTTCAGTAGTTGCACTCGGCTCGAAAGACTTCAACAAAGGGGTGATTGCATCGCCTGAGCAACTCCTCCAGGGCCGGGCGGCTGGTATCCAGATTACGCCTGCCAGTGGTGAGCCAGGTGCAGGTATCAACATTCGTATCCGTGGTACGGCTTCGCTGCGGTCTAACAACAACCCTCTGTTCGTTGTTGACGGCGTGCCTCTCGACGGTGGCGATGTGTCGAACGGTGACCGGAACTTCGGTACGGGCCGTCAGCCTGCGCGTAACCCGCTGAACTTCCTGAACCCCGACGACATCGAGAACATCTCAGTTCTGAAAGATGCGTCGGCTGCCGCTATCTACGGTGCCCGGGGTGCCAACGGGGTTGTTTTGATCACGACCCGGAAAGGCAAGGCAGGCGCTCAGACCCTGAACATCTCGGCTAACACGAGTATCTCAAGCGTACTGCGCAAGTATGACCTGCTCAATGCCAGCGAGTATCCTGACGCTGTTCGCCGGGCGGGTGGCGACCCCACTACCCCATCTGTAAATGGTGGTGCCAGCACCGATTGGCAGGACGCTATTCTGCGCACGGGTGTATCGCAAAACTACAACATCAGCTACGGTGGTGGTAACGACAACACGCGCTACCAGATGTCGCTGGGTTACTCCGATCAGCAAGGTGTTATTAAGAAAGCCGCGCTGCGTCGTTTGACTGGCCGGATCAATGCTTCACACGAGCTGTTCAACGATAAGGTGGTTCTTGACCTGTCGATGACTACGTCGGGCCTGACCGACGTTCTGGTACCTAACGGTGACAACGCTGGTTTCCAGGGTAACCTGATCACGGCGGCTATCCAGGCTAACCCAACGTATCCAATTCGTGATGCGCAGGGCCGTTTCTTCAACCCGGATGGCTACAACAGCGCCGGCCGCCCGAACGGTAACACGTTCCGTAACCCGGTATCTCTGCTTGAGATGATCGACGATCAGCAGAAAACCGTTCGTACGCTCGCCAGCCTGGGTGCAACCTGGAAGATTACCGAAGGGTTGTCGTACAAGATGAACTTTGGTCTGGACAACGCCCGGGCCGAACGTCGGGGTAACATCCTCCGTAACATTCCTGGCTTCGACATTACGGACAACGCCGGATCAGCATTCATCCAGAACCGGACTCGTCAGTCACGTCTGATCGAGCATACGCTGTCGTACAACAAGAAACTGGGTATTGGTACCATAGACGCCGTTGCCGGTTTCTCGTACCAGAAGTTTGAAAACCTGGGTAGCTTCGTAGCCGCCAGCCGCTTCATTCCTGAGGCCGATCTGCTGTTCCCCTACACCAACAACCTGGGTGGTGCCAACAACCTGGGTACGAACAAAGCGTACGAAGGTGGTTCGGACCGGGATCAGAGCGAGCTTCAGTCATACTTCGGTCGGGTGAACTACAACATCCAGGACAAGTACCTCCTGACGGCTACTGTACGGGTTGACGGTTCTTCGAAATTCGGTGTTAACAACAAGTACGGTACGTTCCCTGCATTCGCAGCCGCCTGGAAAGTGTCGCAGGAAGAGTTTGCTAAAAACCTGGGTGTAGACATCAAGGTTCGTGGTAACTGGGGTATCACCGGTAACCAGGAGTTCCCATCTACGCTGACTCGTAACCGCTTCGCGTTTGTAAACAGTGGTTCAGGGGTTGCCCGCGATATTACGCCGAACGACAACCTGCGCTGGGAGCAAACCATGCAGTATGGTGCGGGTGTTGACCTTGGTTTCTTCGGCGGTCGTCTGTCAGCTACGGTTGACTACTTCAACCGGAACACCAAAGACCTATTGTTTGAAGCCCTTTACGCTGCGCCGGCACCGGCTCGTGCCCGCTGGATCAACCTGCCTGCCAACGTAATCAACAGCGGTTTGGAAGTGGCTGTTAACTACGACATCTTGCCACAGAGCAAACTGCGCTGGGACGTATCGGCCAACGCTACCTTCCTGCGCAACCGCGTATCGAACTTCTCAGGTCTGTACAACACGGGTGAAATCAACGGTCAGGGTCTGACAGGTGCTTTTGCTCAACGGATTGTAAACGATCTGCCGCTGTTCTCGTTCTTCATGCCAACGTTCGCAGGGTATGATAACAACGGTTTTGGTCAGTACACCGACCCCTCGCTGCAACTGGTTTATCAGGGAAGCGCCATTCCGACGTTCAACTTCGGTTTGACGAACAACTTCACGTATGGCAACTGGAGCGCCAGCATCTTCCTCAACGGGGTAACCGGTGGCTACATCTACAACAACACCGCCAACGCTGTATTTACGAAGGGTAACCTGCGTAATGGCCGTAACGTAACCCGCGAAGAAGCCAATAGCGCCGAAAACGCCCTCAACCCACCGCTGGTTTCGACCCGCTTCCTGGAGAAGAGCGATTTCGTACGTCTGTCGAACCTGACGGTAGGTTACAGCCTCCCGTTGAAGTCTACTACGTTTGCCAAGAGCATCCGCTTCTCGGTGACCGGTCAGAACCTGTTGTTGTTCACGGGCTACTCGGGTATCGACCCAGAGGTGAACGTTAGCAAGTCAATTGATGGTATTCCCTCGCTCGGTATTGACTATGGTGCTTTCCCGACGGCCCGTACCTTCACTTTTGGTGTTAGCGTAGGCTTCTAA